From Calothrix sp. PCC 6303, a single genomic window includes:
- a CDS encoding sensor histidine kinase produces MKIDKSQHRLIKYLHNYLQLFGEARTQILLWYAGLMLVFVTFALPVVRQRLFVQVQKRVKDELIEEISEFKNIINKGFKSFDAEDAEQLRRRNETINWEPPQNLQQLKQVFDVHLSDELPDDDVFYIAILNGEFYKSTPIALPTEIDRDSELMQGWKKLQKTSEREIEFDDEDIVSVLYIAEPVIINGKIMGVLILAHTSAGERQEANEALQVVVEVMTVGLIVALVLAWLAAGRILAPLRILTQTTQEINEAELTKRIPVKGGGEIAQLATTFNGMMDRLEVAFAAQRDFVNDAGHELRTPIAIIRGHLELMGDEPHEQEETMAIVMDELDRMTRFVDDLVLLAKSEHPDFLLLEKVDISVFTEELLNKARALAPRNWELDGIANGEMWVDRQRLTQAVMNLAQNATQHTQHGGSIFIGSGVSKSKVRFWVQDGGEGIAPDDQKRIFERFARAAKSRRRSEGAGLGLSIVRAITQAHGGKIYLKSALGSGSTFTIVLPLIPLKQEVASDESNSHS; encoded by the coding sequence ATGAAAATCGACAAATCGCAGCACCGATTGATAAAATACCTCCATAATTATCTCCAGCTTTTTGGTGAGGCTCGCACGCAAATTTTGCTTTGGTATGCGGGGTTAATGTTGGTTTTTGTCACTTTTGCCCTACCAGTGGTGCGTCAACGTTTGTTCGTGCAGGTTCAGAAACGGGTGAAGGATGAGTTGATAGAGGAAATCAGCGAGTTTAAAAATATCATTAATAAAGGTTTTAAAAGCTTCGATGCGGAGGATGCTGAACAATTACGTCGTCGTAACGAAACAATTAATTGGGAACCTCCCCAAAACCTCCAACAATTAAAGCAGGTATTTGATGTTCACCTCAGTGACGAATTGCCCGACGACGATGTTTTTTATATTGCGATTCTCAATGGGGAATTTTATAAATCTACACCCATAGCTTTGCCCACTGAGATCGATCGAGATTCGGAATTGATGCAGGGTTGGAAGAAACTGCAAAAAACTTCCGAAAGGGAAATAGAATTTGATGATGAAGATATTGTTAGCGTTCTTTATATCGCAGAACCAGTAATTATCAATGGGAAAATTATGGGGGTTTTGATTCTAGCCCATACTAGCGCAGGAGAACGGCAAGAAGCGAACGAAGCCCTGCAAGTTGTTGTGGAAGTAATGACTGTGGGGCTAATTGTTGCCCTAGTTTTGGCATGGCTGGCAGCAGGACGCATCCTCGCTCCCCTACGGATACTAACGCAAACCACCCAGGAAATAAATGAAGCGGAATTGACAAAACGTATACCTGTGAAAGGTGGAGGTGAAATTGCCCAGTTAGCAACTACCTTTAATGGGATGATGGATCGGCTAGAGGTAGCTTTTGCGGCACAACGAGATTTTGTCAATGATGCTGGACATGAATTACGAACCCCCATCGCAATTATTCGCGGACATTTAGAGTTAATGGGGGATGAACCCCACGAGCAGGAGGAAACCATGGCAATCGTCATGGATGAACTTGATCGCATGACTCGATTTGTTGATGATTTAGTTTTACTGGCAAAGAGCGAACATCCGGATTTTTTACTGTTGGAAAAGGTGGATATTAGTGTGTTTACGGAAGAATTGCTCAATAAAGCAAGGGCTTTGGCACCGAGAAATTGGGAATTAGATGGAATTGCCAATGGCGAAATGTGGGTTGATCGGCAAAGATTGACTCAGGCAGTTATGAATCTGGCACAAAATGCTACTCAGCATACTCAGCATGGTGGTAGCATTTTTATCGGTTCAGGGGTATCCAAAAGCAAAGTCCGATTTTGGGTGCAGGATGGGGGAGAAGGTATTGCACCTGACGACCAAAAACGCATATTTGAAAGGTTTGCCCGTGCGGCAAAAAGTCGTAGACGTTCAGAAGGTGCTGGTTTAGGACTATCGATCGTCCGAGCTATTACTCAAGCTCATGGGGGTAAAATTTACCTTAAAAGTGCTTTGGGAAGTGGTTCTACCTTTACGATTGTCTTACCATTAATACCCTTGAAACAGGAGGTTGCATCCGATGAATCGAATTCTCATAGCTGA
- a CDS encoding calcium-binding protein translates to MPTPGNDTLFGTSGDDLIDALGGNDQIFGDDGNDTLIGNAGNDTVFGDDGEDSIDGGTGDDQLFGEDGNDRIFGRAGIDFINGDNGNDFIDGGEGNDRLFGQDGDDTIVGGAGDDSIGGTLLLDTEVGNDSLIGGDGNDTIDGSFGDDIVRGGNGNDSLLGGDGTDVINGDAGADFLSGSTGDDSLNGGTENDTLQGDLGNDFLDGGTGNDILNGGDDNDILRGGGGNDNLIGSAGSDTLTGGIGVDNFTFNASTEGIDNITDFSIVDDTIQVSAAGFGGGLTAGAITVAQFFVGSLANDASDRFIYDASIGTLYFDVDGTGSASQVAIAQLSGNPAITRNDIVVF, encoded by the coding sequence ATGCCAACTCCAGGTAACGACACACTTTTTGGAACTAGTGGTGACGATCTTATCGATGCTCTAGGTGGAAATGATCAAATTTTTGGTGACGACGGCAATGATACCCTCATAGGCAACGCAGGAAACGACACCGTATTTGGTGATGATGGTGAAGATTCCATCGATGGTGGAACAGGTGATGACCAACTTTTCGGGGAAGATGGCAACGATCGCATCTTTGGTCGTGCTGGTATAGACTTCATCAATGGTGATAACGGTAACGACTTTATTGATGGTGGCGAAGGGAATGATAGACTCTTTGGTCAAGATGGGGACGATACTATTGTTGGTGGTGCTGGAGATGACTCCATAGGTGGAACACTTCTACTCGATACCGAAGTCGGCAATGATTCTCTCATTGGCGGAGATGGAAATGACACTATCGATGGTTCCTTTGGTGATGATATCGTCAGGGGCGGGAATGGCAATGATTCTCTTCTAGGTGGAGATGGAACTGATGTCATCAATGGCGATGCAGGGGCTGATTTTCTCAGTGGTTCCACTGGTGATGATAGCTTGAATGGTGGAACTGAAAATGACACTCTCCAAGGAGATTTGGGTAACGACTTTCTTGATGGAGGAACAGGTAATGACATTCTCAATGGTGGGGATGACAACGATATCCTCAGAGGTGGAGGTGGTAATGATAACTTAATCGGTAGTGCTGGTAGCGATACCCTGACTGGTGGAATTGGTGTTGATAACTTTACCTTCAATGCTTCCACCGAAGGCATTGACAACATCACAGATTTCTCAATCGTTGACGATACGATTCAGGTTTCTGCTGCTGGTTTCGGTGGTGGTTTAACTGCTGGTGCAATTACAGTAGCTCAATTCTTTGTTGGTTCCCTAGCTAATGATGCTTCCGATAGATTCATCTATGATGCCAGCATTGGTACGTTGTACTTCGACGTAGATGGTACAGGTAGTGCATCTCAGGTAGCAATCGCTCAATTGTCTGGTAATCCGGCGATTACCAGAAATGACATTGTTGTTTTCTAA
- a CDS encoding response regulator transcription factor: MNRILIAEDEPRIAAFIEKGLRSHGFTTSVAIDAQSTADMATGSSYDLLILDLGLPGRDGLEILEQLRGQGEIFPVIILTARDDIQDKVAGFEAGADDYLTKPFRFEELLVRVKARLRNATTSQTQEEMVLRLGDVILDLRSRKIKVAGQAIELPAREFTLAETFFRNPGQVLSREQLLDRVWGYDYDPGSNIVDVYVGYLRKKLGSNLIETVRGMGYRLRA, from the coding sequence ATGAATCGAATTCTCATAGCTGAAGACGAACCCCGCATTGCTGCTTTCATTGAGAAAGGGTTGCGATCGCATGGATTTACCACTTCTGTGGCAATCGATGCTCAATCTACTGCTGATATGGCAACTGGTAGTAGTTATGACTTATTGATTTTAGATTTGGGATTGCCTGGTAGGGATGGATTGGAGATTTTAGAACAATTACGGGGACAAGGAGAAATCTTCCCGGTAATTATTTTGACTGCTCGTGATGATATTCAAGATAAGGTTGCAGGTTTTGAAGCTGGTGCGGACGACTATTTAACCAAACCATTCCGCTTTGAAGAGTTGTTGGTGCGGGTAAAAGCCAGGTTGCGAAATGCTACTACAAGTCAAACCCAGGAAGAGATGGTGCTGAGGCTTGGTGACGTGATTTTGGATCTGCGATCGCGTAAAATCAAGGTGGCAGGACAAGCGATCGAATTACCAGCACGGGAATTTACCCTGGCTGAAACTTTTTTTCGCAATCCGGGACAGGTTTTGAGTAGGGAACAGCTATTAGATCGGGTTTGGGGCTACGATTATGATCCAGGTTCTAATATTGTTGATGTTTATGTCGGCTATTTACGTAAAAAATTAGGTAGTAATTTAATTGAAACCGTTCGAGGCATGGGTTATCGTTTACGCGCATGA
- a CDS encoding HlyD family efflux transporter periplasmic adaptor subunit yields MTKLDTEQLNSRYSNGKYKDTAKALESQILTTESKTSKPLVTKSPVINSQDSKFEQSVVLRQSPVWSRAIMMTMMGIACFGITWACFAKIEQVVPATGQLKPEGAVKEIQAPVGGVVKDIYIKDGQQVKAGDLLLIFDSAATDAELGSLQKIRDALMHENQIYRQLSQNPAAIRESELLKTSLAKETTSLLKNYTALLTENKLLRQELENSGNMIGLKLDEQKRLATTKTELDTRAAAGRLEVEQIKKKLAQTEFQILDTKATLAIEEEIVGKLKTLSEEGGISKIQYLQQQKKVQNLKAQLSQFSEEKQRLQLDIEQGQLELKNTVAASNKNNWEKITNNNKQIAELESQFTKIVLENEKRLADVNSKISQSKTNIKYQKLHAPVSGTIFDLQANNHGFVTRQSEKLFSIVPNDSFIAEAFITNKDIGFVREGMKVDVRIDSFPFSEFGDIEGEITSVASDALPPDETHQYYRFPIKIKLNKQSLNVQGKNISLQSGMSITANIKLREERSVISLFTELFTKQIETLKEVR; encoded by the coding sequence ATGACTAAACTAGATACAGAACAACTCAATAGTAGATACAGTAACGGTAAGTATAAAGATACAGCAAAAGCTTTAGAATCGCAGATATTAACCACCGAATCTAAAACTTCCAAACCACTGGTAACTAAATCACCTGTAATTAATTCCCAAGACTCTAAATTTGAACAATCTGTTGTATTACGTCAATCTCCTGTTTGGTCTCGTGCCATAATGATGACTATGATGGGTATAGCTTGCTTTGGCATTACTTGGGCTTGTTTTGCTAAAATTGAACAAGTAGTTCCAGCAACAGGACAATTAAAACCTGAAGGTGCAGTCAAAGAAATTCAAGCACCAGTAGGTGGAGTTGTTAAAGATATCTATATTAAAGATGGACAACAGGTAAAAGCTGGAGATTTGTTGCTAATTTTTGATTCCGCTGCAACGGATGCAGAATTAGGTTCGCTGCAAAAAATACGTGATGCATTGATGCATGAAAATCAAATTTATCGTCAGCTAAGTCAAAATCCTGCTGCTATTAGAGAAAGTGAATTATTAAAAACTTCCTTAGCAAAAGAAACTACTTCTCTATTGAAAAATTATACAGCTTTACTAACAGAAAACAAATTACTGCGACAAGAACTAGAAAACTCTGGGAATATGATTGGTTTAAAGTTAGATGAGCAAAAACGTCTAGCAACAACAAAAACTGAATTAGATACTCGTGCAGCAGCAGGACGATTAGAAGTTGAACAAATCAAGAAAAAACTAGCACAAACTGAATTTCAAATTCTTGATACAAAAGCTACCTTAGCTATTGAAGAAGAAATTGTCGGTAAACTAAAAACATTATCAGAAGAAGGAGGCATTTCAAAAATACAGTATTTACAACAACAGAAAAAAGTGCAAAACCTCAAAGCACAATTATCACAATTTTCAGAGGAAAAGCAACGTCTGCAACTTGATATTGAACAAGGACAGCTAGAATTAAAAAATACCGTTGCTGCTTCTAACAAAAACAATTGGGAAAAAATTACTAACAATAACAAGCAGATTGCCGAGTTAGAAAGTCAATTTACTAAGATTGTGTTAGAAAATGAAAAGCGACTAGCTGATGTAAATAGTAAAATCTCCCAATCAAAAACTAATATCAAGTATCAAAAACTTCATGCACCTGTATCTGGAACTATTTTTGACTTACAAGCCAATAATCATGGATTTGTCACCAGACAAAGCGAAAAACTATTTTCAATAGTGCCAAATGATAGCTTCATTGCCGAAGCATTTATCACTAATAAAGATATTGGTTTTGTGCGAGAAGGAATGAAAGTCGATGTGAGGATAGATTCCTTTCCTTTTAGCGAGTTTGGTGATATTGAAGGAGAAATAACTTCAGTGGCTTCAGATGCATTACCACCAGATGAGACTCATCAATATTATCGATTCCCGATCAAAATAAAATTGAATAAGCAATCACTAAATGTGCAAGGTAAAAATATATCCTTGCAATCGGGGATGTCCATCACAGCTAATATTAAATTACGCGAAGAAAGAAGTGTAATTAGCTTGTTTACCGAGTTATTCACCAAACAAATCGAAACTTTGAAAGAAGTTCGTTAG
- a CDS encoding calcium-binding protein: protein MAVINGTPNADTLQGTNANDTIRGFEADDILNGLNGADRLFGGEGSDSLDGGNGNDRLFGELGDDNLLGGAANDTLDGGEGKDTLDGGAGADSLVGGFEDELSGGDGNDILTFANNPDGKSNGNGGAGSDTITGSNNATEGDTLEGGADGDFISGLDGSDFLSGDDTLGTGGNDTILGGAGNDTIDGGVGNDSLDGGEGDDFLSGDDTLGTAGADTILGGAGNDLIEGDGESLSGANDSLLGGEGDDTIFGFGGNDFISGGAGIDTLDGGDGNDVLTDESGSTTFFGGAGLETITGGAEADFIDGGEDNDSLFGGGGNDTVLGGAGNDTINGQGADDLVDGGIGVDRVLGGPGNDTLSGGEDLEDQTAADTLIGGDGADVYILTNTGFIPEPPDPGEPPQIIPPGDVIQGFQDGVDFFEYDFAFETLTIGSSGNSTTITVTETGELIATVLNTNSSLITAADFLA, encoded by the coding sequence ATGGCAGTAATTAACGGAACTCCGAATGCTGATACCCTCCAAGGGACTAATGCCAATGATACCATCAGAGGCTTTGAGGCAGATGATATTCTCAATGGCTTAAACGGTGCTGATAGACTCTTTGGTGGAGAAGGTTCAGACTCCCTCGATGGTGGTAACGGGAACGACAGACTTTTTGGTGAACTTGGTGATGACAACCTCTTGGGTGGTGCTGCCAATGATACCCTCGATGGTGGTGAAGGTAAAGACACCCTTGATGGTGGTGCTGGTGCCGATTCCCTCGTTGGTGGTTTCGAGGATGAACTATCAGGTGGAGATGGCAATGACATTTTGACATTTGCTAATAACCCTGATGGTAAGAGCAACGGAAACGGTGGAGCAGGTTCAGATACCATAACTGGTAGCAATAACGCTACTGAAGGTGACACTCTCGAAGGTGGAGCCGATGGTGACTTTATTTCCGGCTTAGATGGTAGCGACTTCCTCTCTGGAGATGACACTTTAGGTACTGGTGGCAATGACACCATTTTGGGTGGTGCTGGCAATGATACCATCGATGGTGGAGTTGGGAATGACAGCCTTGATGGTGGCGAGGGAGATGACTTCCTCTCTGGAGATGATACATTAGGTACTGCTGGTGCTGACACCATTTTGGGTGGTGCTGGAAATGACCTAATTGAAGGCGACGGCGAGAGCTTGAGTGGTGCTAACGACTCCCTGCTAGGTGGTGAGGGTGACGACACAATCTTTGGCTTTGGCGGTAATGATTTCATCAGTGGTGGTGCTGGCATTGATACCCTTGATGGGGGAGATGGTAACGATGTCCTTACTGATGAAAGCGGTTCTACCACATTCTTCGGTGGTGCTGGTCTAGAAACTATCACTGGTGGTGCTGAAGCTGACTTCATCGATGGTGGAGAAGACAATGACTCCCTCTTTGGTGGAGGCGGTAATGACACCGTTTTAGGTGGAGCAGGTAACGATACCATTAACGGTCAAGGTGCTGATGATTTAGTTGATGGTGGTATTGGCGTAGATCGGGTTTTGGGTGGACCTGGAAACGACACTCTCAGTGGTGGAGAAGACCTGGAAGACCAAACCGCAGCCGATACATTGATTGGTGGAGATGGTGCTGATGTATATATCTTAACCAACACAGGATTTATCCCCGAACCCCCAGACCCAGGTGAACCTCCCCAAATTATTCCTCCTGGTGATGTCATTCAAGGCTTCCAGGATGGTGTTGACTTCTTCGAGTACGATTTCGCCTTTGAAACGCTAACAATTGGTAGCAGTGGTAACAGTACGACTATTACGGTTACAGAAACTGGTGAATTGATTGCAACTGTATTGAATACTAATTCCAGCCTGATTACGGCAGCTGATTTTCTTGCTTAA
- a CDS encoding peptidase domain-containing ABC transporter — MSVSTDFFANFISKLEGFDQLPSQVMANLLEDSHPTRYRVGQKILGKDIIADRITIIYEGRVRLLAHDPRTQVPTTLRFLESGDVLGEVSVLRSLGCETAIASSEVTCLTFDSSKYLDLLSRYPAFAEVRKSRCHLLEIFEILGVQKEITANAGVNLKELAQNAFSRATVHYLAPGKTLLSQLDSKLDSKRVWFVSSATIKNLSPGSPIELLNGEQQFEVTGKHPTRLIGLYPSDLLIPNNNYQPHQIQDHHSSRLDEIEIPYASAEESTKNFQTVDNNRKIKYPFFHGKGQLDSAIACFQMVSKHLQMPFRREMVNRVLNDNNKRQGSISFQLCAYLAELIGLKAQLIDVSLTLNSITRIPTPALIRYEDNFVVLYEANEKVIVLGIPSEGIQRFKPKEILAQLEAQLEVEETNSQPRIRVLLLNSTKTTPKQRFGLEWFTPYLLRYRRVLIEVFLASFFVQLAALANPLIIQIIIDQVIVQNSVSTLHIFGTLLLVVGFFEVVLTTLRTYLFVDTTNRIDMGLGSEIIDHLLRLPLSYYQRRPVGELSTRINELENIRKFLTGTALTVGLDAVFSVIYIIVMLFYSWQLTLVGLATIPVFIILTVISSPIVRKQLREKAERNAETQSYLVEVISGIQTVKAQNIELRSRFSWQERYANYVSTGFKTVITSTLANSTSNFLNKLSSLLVLWMGAYLVVQGDLTLGELIAFRIISSYVTSPILRLAQLWQSFQETALSLERLSDIVDTPQEAEEDRNNIPLPTISGKVRYENVYFRFKSDGPLQLCNVSLDFESGEFIGIVGQSGAGKSTLTKLLIRLYEQESGRILIDGYDISKVELYSLRRQVGFVPQDTLLFEGTIQENIALTNPDATTEEIIEAAKIAVAHDFIMDLPNGYNTKVGERGGSLSGGQRQRIAIARSVLQRPKLLVLDEATSALDYITERQVCLNLANAFKDSTVFFITHRLNTVKHADKIVVMDSGRVIEQGTHHELMAMEAHYSYLYNQQEMNL; from the coding sequence ATGTCTGTTTCTACGGATTTTTTTGCAAACTTTATTTCCAAGCTTGAAGGTTTTGATCAATTACCAAGTCAGGTAATGGCTAACTTATTAGAAGATTCTCATCCTACTCGCTATCGTGTAGGGCAGAAAATTCTCGGAAAAGATATAATAGCCGATCGCATCACCATCATTTATGAGGGAAGGGTTCGCTTATTAGCACATGATCCTCGCACTCAAGTTCCAACAACTTTAAGATTTCTTGAATCTGGAGATGTTTTAGGTGAAGTTAGTGTGTTGCGATCGCTTGGATGTGAAACTGCGATCGCATCCAGCGAAGTTACATGTTTAACATTCGATTCGAGTAAATACTTGGATTTACTTTCCAGATATCCAGCTTTTGCAGAAGTTCGCAAGAGTCGCTGTCACTTACTGGAAATATTTGAGATTCTGGGTGTGCAAAAAGAGATCACAGCAAACGCTGGAGTAAATCTGAAGGAACTCGCGCAAAATGCATTCTCACGAGCAACGGTACATTATTTAGCACCCGGAAAAACTTTACTCAGTCAATTAGATAGTAAATTAGATAGTAAAAGGGTTTGGTTTGTTAGTAGTGCAACCATCAAAAATTTATCTCCTGGTTCTCCAATAGAACTACTTAATGGTGAACAACAATTTGAGGTTACAGGAAAACATCCAACACGTTTAATTGGTTTATATCCATCAGATTTATTAATCCCAAATAACAATTACCAACCGCATCAGATCCAAGATCATCACAGCAGCAGATTAGATGAAATCGAGATTCCCTACGCATCAGCAGAAGAGTCAACCAAAAATTTCCAAACTGTAGATAATAACCGGAAAATAAAATATCCTTTCTTCCACGGTAAGGGACAGTTAGATTCTGCGATCGCTTGTTTTCAAATGGTATCAAAACATTTGCAAATGCCATTTAGACGAGAAATGGTGAATCGTGTTTTAAATGATAATAATAAACGTCAAGGAAGCATATCTTTTCAGCTTTGTGCTTATCTGGCAGAATTAATCGGATTGAAAGCACAACTAATTGATGTATCTTTAACTTTAAATAGCATTACCCGAATCCCCACACCCGCTTTAATTCGTTATGAAGATAACTTTGTAGTTTTATATGAAGCTAACGAAAAAGTTATAGTTTTAGGAATACCATCTGAAGGTATTCAGCGTTTCAAACCCAAAGAAATACTTGCTCAATTAGAAGCTCAATTAGAGGTAGAAGAAACTAATTCTCAACCTCGAATCAGAGTATTATTACTTAATTCAACTAAAACCACACCCAAACAGCGCTTTGGTTTAGAGTGGTTTACCCCCTATCTGTTGCGCTACCGTCGGGTACTAATAGAAGTCTTTTTGGCTTCATTTTTCGTACAACTGGCAGCATTAGCAAATCCTCTAATTATTCAGATCATTATTGACCAAGTAATTGTCCAAAATAGTGTTAGCACTTTGCATATTTTTGGAACTTTACTCCTAGTTGTTGGTTTTTTTGAAGTTGTCCTCACCACACTCAGAACCTATCTATTTGTTGATACCACCAACCGCATAGATATGGGATTAGGGTCAGAAATAATTGATCACTTACTTCGTTTACCTTTAAGTTATTATCAACGCAGACCAGTAGGAGAACTATCTACCCGGATTAACGAATTAGAAAATATTCGTAAATTCCTAACAGGTACAGCTTTAACTGTAGGTTTAGATGCTGTATTTTCGGTGATTTATATCATCGTCATGTTATTTTATAGCTGGCAGTTAACTCTAGTCGGTTTAGCTACCATACCTGTATTTATCATTTTGACTGTTATTTCTTCCCCCATAGTGAGGAAGCAGTTACGCGAAAAAGCCGAAAGAAACGCTGAAACACAATCATACCTAGTTGAGGTAATTTCCGGCATTCAAACAGTTAAAGCTCAAAATATTGAATTGCGATCGCGTTTTTCTTGGCAAGAACGTTATGCTAATTACGTATCAACTGGCTTTAAAACTGTCATTACTTCCACCCTAGCAAATTCTACAAGTAATTTTCTCAATAAACTCAGTAGTTTATTAGTGTTGTGGATGGGAGCATATTTAGTAGTTCAGGGAGACTTAACTTTAGGAGAATTAATTGCTTTTCGGATTATTTCTAGTTATGTCACCAGTCCGATCTTACGTTTAGCACAACTTTGGCAAAGTTTCCAAGAAACCGCTTTATCATTAGAGCGTTTAAGCGATATTGTTGATACACCACAAGAAGCAGAAGAAGACCGTAATAATATTCCCTTACCTACCATTTCTGGTAAAGTTCGTTATGAAAATGTTTACTTCCGCTTTAAAAGTGATGGTCCTCTACAACTTTGTAATGTTAGTCTGGATTTTGAGAGCGGTGAATTTATTGGCATTGTCGGACAAAGTGGTGCCGGAAAAAGCACTCTGACAAAACTTTTGATTCGATTATACGAACAAGAATCTGGTAGAATTTTAATCGATGGATATGATATATCCAAAGTTGAACTATACTCACTCCGACGACAAGTGGGATTCGTCCCCCAAGATACACTGTTGTTTGAAGGTACAATTCAAGAGAATATTGCCCTGACAAACCCTGATGCAACAACGGAGGAAATTATCGAAGCGGCTAAAATTGCAGTTGCCCATGACTTTATTATGGACTTACCTAACGGGTACAATACCAAGGTCGGTGAACGGGGAGGTTCCTTATCTGGTGGGCAACGACAGAGAATAGCGATCGCACGTTCTGTTTTACAAAGACCAAAATTATTGGTCTTAGATGAAGCAACTAGTGCATTAGACTATATCACAGAACGACAAGTTTGTCTGAATTTAGCCAATGCATTTAAGGATAGTACGGTCTTTTTCATTACTCACCGCTTGAATACTGTCAAACATGCAGATAAAATCGTTGTCATGGATTCTGGAAGGGTAATTGAGCAAGGAACACACCATGAATTAATGGCAATGGAAGCTCATTATTCCTACCTCTATAATCAGCAAGAAATGAACTTGTAA
- a CDS encoding transposase, which translates to MSNSTQLYSQVLGYLRQYSTYRDLRHLKTLAWMINGLICSGQLSLSAWEPYVDSYAKQAQSYERRWHRFLENIRINVEKIYLPLALLALKDWEKHRLYLALDTTMLWNRFCMIHISVVCCGRAIPLLWRVLEHNSATVAFKEYEVMLRKARWLLRRDSDIMILADRGFANHDFLSWLQKSNWHYCIRIPSDTCLHGVRRYPTHVKSIYPNRGQAAFYRNVGLWQDCLIRCNLVVAYPEVVSEHWAVVTDEEPALKTLHEYALRFCVEELFLDSKSGAFELEDSRIRDAESLERLYLIAALALLYSTTHGMAVQIAGLRTCVDPHWNRGLSYLKIGLRWLKGVIHKGRQLLTPIPLLSQDPQPSFASNKARQDDNLGICFSRIYSFNSWV; encoded by the coding sequence ATGTCAAACTCAACCCAACTTTATAGTCAGGTATTAGGATACTTACGTCAATACAGTACCTACCGTGATTTGCGTCATTTAAAAACTCTTGCTTGGATGATTAATGGGCTGATATGTAGTGGTCAGTTAAGTTTGAGCGCATGGGAACCATATGTAGACAGTTATGCCAAACAAGCTCAAAGCTACGAGCGCAGGTGGCATAGATTCCTTGAAAATATAAGGATTAACGTTGAAAAAATATACTTGCCATTGGCATTGTTGGCACTCAAAGACTGGGAAAAACATCGATTGTATTTGGCATTAGATACAACTATGCTTTGGAATCGTTTCTGCATGATTCACATCTCAGTGGTGTGTTGTGGGCGAGCAATCCCTTTATTGTGGAGAGTATTGGAACATAACAGTGCAACGGTTGCATTTAAGGAATACGAGGTGATGCTACGTAAAGCTAGGTGGTTACTACGCCGTGATTCCGATATTATGATACTTGCAGATAGGGGCTTTGCAAATCATGATTTCTTGAGTTGGTTGCAAAAAAGCAATTGGCATTACTGTATACGTATCCCAAGTGATACATGCTTGCATGGAGTTAGACGTTACCCAACACATGTAAAATCAATTTATCCAAATCGAGGACAAGCAGCTTTTTATCGTAACGTTGGACTGTGGCAAGATTGCCTAATTCGCTGTAATTTGGTAGTCGCCTATCCAGAAGTGGTATCCGAGCATTGGGCAGTTGTTACAGACGAAGAGCCAGCTTTAAAAACATTGCATGAGTATGCTTTGAGGTTCTGCGTAGAGGAACTATTTCTGGACAGTAAATCAGGTGCATTTGAACTCGAAGATTCTCGCATTCGTGATGCCGAATCTTTGGAGAGATTGTATTTGATTGCCGCCTTAGCTTTACTTTACAGTACAACCCACGGCATGGCTGTACAAATTGCTGGTTTACGTACTTGTGTTGACCCCCACTGGAATCGTGGTTTAAGTTATCTCAAGATTGGTTTGCGCTGGCTCAAAGGTGTTATTCACAAGGGACGACAATTACTCACCCCAATTCCTTTGTTATCACAAGATCCTCAACCAAGTTTTGCCTCCAATAAAGCTCGTCAAGATGACAATCTCGGAATATGCTTTTCTCGAATTTACTCCTTTAATTCCTGGGTTTGA